A region of Paractinoplanes abujensis DNA encodes the following proteins:
- a CDS encoding IclR family transcriptional regulator, whose product MEAPAANCLFQPDPRDPHPAPDSNSVLGKVRRILEVFGLDDETLSLSELARRTGLAKASVHRLSQELVQWGLLERRNGEYRLGMRLFEIGQRVPRQRILRDLARPLMIDLVQATHETAHLAVADGLEVLYLDKVSGEHAQISRPSRVAGRMPLHCTATGKALLAFGSRHLLDEVMTAPLTRVTPRTTVAPGLLAQELQKAREQGFVAEFEQTRIGYMSVAIPLTGATGAVVAALSVTAPTTRAKVDRYVGLLNLVGRRMTKLLSAQEI is encoded by the coding sequence ATGGAGGCCCCCGCAGCGAACTGCCTGTTTCAGCCCGACCCTCGCGACCCTCATCCCGCCCCCGACAGCAACAGCGTGCTCGGCAAGGTGCGCCGCATCCTCGAGGTGTTCGGCCTCGACGACGAGACGCTCAGCCTCAGCGAACTGGCCCGGCGCACCGGCCTCGCGAAGGCGTCGGTGCACCGGCTCAGCCAGGAGCTCGTGCAGTGGGGGCTGCTGGAGCGCCGCAACGGCGAGTACCGGCTCGGCATGCGGCTCTTCGAGATCGGCCAGCGCGTGCCCCGCCAGCGGATCCTGCGCGACCTGGCCCGCCCGCTGATGATCGATCTGGTGCAGGCCACCCACGAGACCGCGCACCTGGCCGTGGCCGACGGCCTCGAAGTGCTCTACCTGGACAAGGTGTCGGGGGAGCACGCCCAGATCAGCCGGCCCTCGCGCGTGGCCGGGCGGATGCCGCTGCACTGCACGGCGACCGGCAAGGCGCTGCTCGCGTTCGGCTCGCGGCACCTGCTCGACGAGGTGATGACCGCCCCGCTGACCCGGGTCACGCCGCGCACCACGGTGGCCCCCGGCCTGCTCGCCCAGGAGCTGCAGAAGGCCCGCGAGCAGGGCTTCGTGGCCGAGTTCGAGCAGACCCGGATCGGTTACATGAGCGTGGCCATCCCGCTCACCGGCGCGACCGGCGCCGTCGTGGCGGCCCTCTCGGTGACCGCCCCGACGACGCGGGCCAAGGTCGATCGTTACGTCGGCCTGCTCAACCTGGTCGGCCGGCGGATGACGAAGCTGCTCAGCGCGCAGGAGATCTGA
- a CDS encoding response regulator codes for MPSDPDGIIRTMVVDDDPLVRSSLSLLLLGEPGIAVVGEAEDGDGAIARAAELRPDVVVMDISMPGTDGIEATRVIASDGFSDPDDPVKVLILTTIQVDDMVRRALQAGASGFLLKSAAGTQLVPAVRQVGAGDAWIDQAVVKQLIREFASRPQDTAPTSAELDVLTAREREVLTLVGHGLSNTEIAGQLFIGEATVKTHFGRVLMKLDLRDRAQATAAAFHTRLIAPGDRPPPRRVYRPRTAHFVR; via the coding sequence ATGCCCTCTGACCCGGACGGAATCATCCGCACCATGGTCGTCGACGACGACCCGCTCGTGCGGTCGAGCCTGAGCCTGCTGCTCCTCGGCGAGCCCGGCATCGCCGTCGTCGGCGAGGCGGAGGATGGCGACGGCGCCATCGCCCGAGCGGCCGAGCTGCGACCGGACGTCGTCGTGATGGACATCAGCATGCCGGGCACCGACGGTATCGAGGCGACCCGGGTCATCGCGAGCGACGGGTTCAGCGATCCGGACGACCCGGTGAAGGTCCTCATCCTGACGACGATCCAAGTCGACGACATGGTGCGCCGGGCGCTGCAGGCCGGCGCCTCCGGGTTCCTGCTGAAAAGCGCGGCGGGCACGCAGCTCGTCCCCGCGGTCCGGCAGGTCGGCGCGGGCGACGCGTGGATCGACCAGGCGGTGGTCAAACAGCTCATCCGGGAGTTCGCGAGCCGCCCGCAGGACACCGCACCGACCTCCGCCGAGCTCGACGTGCTGACCGCCCGCGAACGGGAGGTCCTGACGCTGGTCGGTCACGGGCTCTCGAACACGGAGATCGCCGGGCAGCTGTTCATCGGTGAGGCGACGGTGAAGACGCACTTCGGCCGGGTGCTGATGAAGCTGGATCTGCGGGACCGCGCGCAGGCGACGGCGGCGGCCTTCCATACCCGGCTCATCGCGCCCGGTGATCGGCCACCACCGCGGCGCGTCTACCGGCCGAGGACGGCTCATTTCGTGCGATGA
- a CDS encoding NAD(P)/FAD-dependent oxidoreductase: MEPTTTIHTDLVIVGAGPTGLYGAFCAGFRGLSTVLVDALPQVGGQIAALYPEKVVRDVAGLPAVTGRELVDGLAAQADAFGTRYLLERQAVGIGHEAGRPQLTLSDGTIVDAGAVVLTAGIGTFTPRALPAGEEFLGRGLSYFVPDLSAHTDRDVVVVGGGDSAIDWANALVPLARSVTVVHRRARFRAHAASITEAEQAGVVFRTNCEVSELLGGDRLEKVRIGDELVEADSVIAALGFISDLGPLADWGLELSGRTVVVDQRMRTNLTAVFAAGDVTEYPGKVRLMSVGFGEVATAVNNAAVELDPSASIFPGHSTEGA; the protein is encoded by the coding sequence ATGGAACCCACCACGACGATCCACACGGATCTGGTCATCGTCGGGGCCGGACCGACCGGCCTCTACGGCGCGTTCTGCGCCGGCTTCCGCGGCCTGAGCACCGTCCTGGTCGACGCGCTGCCCCAGGTGGGCGGTCAGATCGCCGCGCTCTACCCGGAGAAGGTCGTGCGCGACGTGGCCGGGCTGCCCGCCGTGACCGGCCGTGAACTCGTGGACGGGCTGGCCGCCCAGGCCGACGCGTTCGGCACGCGCTACCTGCTGGAACGGCAGGCGGTGGGGATCGGCCACGAAGCCGGGCGGCCGCAGCTGACCCTCTCCGACGGCACGATCGTCGACGCCGGGGCGGTCGTGCTGACCGCGGGCATCGGCACGTTCACGCCGCGGGCGTTGCCGGCCGGCGAGGAGTTCCTGGGCCGGGGGCTCTCCTACTTCGTGCCCGACCTGAGTGCGCACACCGACCGCGACGTCGTGGTGGTCGGCGGCGGCGACAGCGCCATCGACTGGGCCAACGCGCTGGTGCCGCTGGCCCGCTCGGTCACGGTGGTGCACCGCCGGGCCCGGTTCCGCGCGCACGCCGCGTCGATCACCGAGGCCGAGCAGGCCGGGGTCGTGTTCCGCACCAACTGCGAGGTGTCCGAACTGCTCGGTGGTGACCGGCTCGAGAAGGTGCGCATCGGGGACGAGCTCGTCGAGGCCGACAGCGTGATCGCCGCGCTCGGCTTCATCTCCGACCTGGGGCCCCTCGCCGACTGGGGTCTCGAACTGTCCGGCCGCACGGTCGTGGTCGACCAGCGCATGCGCACCAACCTGACAGCCGTCTTCGCGGCCGGCGACGTCACCGAATACCCCGGCAAGGTGCGGCTCATGTCCGTCGGCTTCGGCGAGGTCGCCACCGCGGTCAACAACGCCGCGGTCGAGTTGGACCCGTCCGCCTCGATTTTCCCCGGCCACTCCACCGAAGGAGCCTGA
- a CDS encoding M20 family metallopeptidase, protein MSDLLEEVLRRITPERLRAAAVAVTSIPSPTGREAPLAEWLAAQMSEMSGQVQRIDTDQANAVGRVRSARTGRDLMLYAPIDTLTTGDKDEDVPWIGPGLRPDMRPDPTVDGDYVQGLGAGNPKGHAACVLVVGQAYAEAVAATNAETKGDLVLAFGAGGMPTNALDSRRANTGHGVGASFLLERGWYTDHAIIAKPGDFVAHDEVGLCWFELTVNGIHTYAGSRHRLPYSNPIVAAAEVITRLERWLADFPARHRTSTAAPQGIIGSIAGGWERMPAVTPAACRVRLDIRLAPGQEPLAVRRELADFLRGVAGELAAEIDCELVNHIPASATDPGAWVITETIRAWEAASGREHTPVPDNSGATDANILRARGIPTARVGMPKAPLPGIDFALGMNTVQVTEMRRLSEVLARVAVANSEEER, encoded by the coding sequence GTGAGCGACCTCCTCGAGGAGGTGCTGCGCCGCATCACGCCCGAGCGGCTGCGGGCGGCGGCGGTGGCGGTCACCTCGATCCCCAGCCCGACGGGCCGTGAGGCGCCGCTGGCGGAGTGGCTCGCTGCCCAGATGTCAGAGATGTCGGGGCAGGTCCAGCGCATCGACACCGATCAAGCCAACGCCGTGGGCCGCGTGCGGAGCGCAAGAACCGGCCGCGACCTCATGCTCTACGCCCCGATCGACACGCTGACGACGGGCGACAAAGACGAGGACGTGCCGTGGATCGGGCCCGGGCTGCGTCCGGACATGCGGCCGGATCCCACGGTCGACGGCGATTACGTGCAGGGTCTCGGTGCCGGCAATCCCAAGGGTCACGCGGCGTGCGTGCTGGTCGTCGGTCAGGCGTACGCGGAGGCGGTTGCAGCGACGAACGCGGAGACCAAGGGAGATCTGGTGCTCGCTTTCGGCGCGGGGGGAATGCCGACCAACGCGCTGGATTCCCGGAGAGCGAACACCGGCCACGGCGTCGGGGCGTCGTTCCTGCTCGAGCGCGGCTGGTACACCGACCACGCGATCATCGCCAAACCGGGCGACTTCGTGGCCCACGACGAGGTCGGGCTCTGCTGGTTCGAGCTGACGGTCAACGGCATTCACACGTACGCCGGGAGCCGCCACCGGCTCCCGTACTCCAACCCGATCGTCGCCGCCGCCGAGGTGATCACGCGCCTGGAACGCTGGCTCGCGGACTTCCCGGCCCGGCACCGCACCTCGACCGCCGCGCCCCAGGGCATCATCGGCTCGATCGCCGGCGGCTGGGAACGGATGCCGGCGGTGACCCCGGCCGCGTGCCGCGTTCGGCTGGACATTCGGCTCGCGCCAGGTCAAGAGCCTTTGGCCGTACGTCGTGAGCTCGCGGACTTTCTGCGCGGAGTGGCCGGTGAGCTCGCCGCCGAGATCGACTGCGAGCTGGTCAACCACATCCCGGCGTCCGCCACCGACCCCGGCGCGTGGGTGATCACCGAGACGATCCGCGCGTGGGAGGCGGCGTCGGGCCGCGAGCACACGCCCGTCCCCGACAACAGCGGGGCCACCGATGCCAACATCCTGCGCGCCCGTGGCATCCCGACCGCGCGTGTCGGCATGCCGAAGGCGCCGCTGCCCGGCATCGACTTCGCGCTCGGCATGAACACCGTCCAGGTGACCGAAATGCGCCGGCTGAGCGAGGTCTTGGCGCGGGTCGCGGTCGCGAACTCCGAGGAGGAACGATGA
- a CDS encoding Rieske 2Fe-2S domain-containing protein, which translates to MVAESTPAPRAERPRRPSRPSRRGRLPGRQDWSSWPHYQEAKAGFRGYWYPVAFSSQITGKPTGITLLGERIMVMRDNGTVYALKDRCPHRGVPLSYGNQQFPGTVSCVYHGWTFDLKTGDLAAAITDGPNSPICGKVTQPTFETAERLGMVWLFVGDGEDAPPIDEQLPEELVENAAVIGARIQPREGNWRFAAENGYDEGHAKYLHRTALWRLFKAMPVHNDTRIVKRGRWIYRVQDNQYWDADFPGLGTWSGKAWYKIDPSKKKPGATANRNIGNTGGAAKVNEVIAAQEFPGFASISMPGVLRIAYPGFIHYEFYVPVDADNHLYVGVMVNFAKGAATLPFYAKYLGAIRWLFHGEFSGQDKWMVEVTDAPPERLYRPDESLLQWRKLAEDVTEERVERLREQGITAEHGKPEVTR; encoded by the coding sequence ATGGTCGCAGAAAGCACGCCGGCCCCGCGGGCCGAACGCCCCCGGCGCCCCTCGCGTCCCTCGCGGCGTGGCCGGCTGCCCGGACGGCAGGACTGGTCGAGCTGGCCGCACTACCAGGAGGCGAAGGCCGGGTTCCGCGGCTACTGGTATCCGGTGGCGTTCTCGTCGCAGATCACCGGCAAGCCCACCGGCATCACGCTGCTCGGCGAGCGGATCATGGTCATGCGCGACAACGGCACCGTCTACGCCCTCAAGGACCGCTGCCCGCACCGCGGGGTGCCGCTGAGCTACGGCAACCAGCAGTTCCCGGGCACGGTCAGCTGCGTCTACCACGGCTGGACGTTCGACCTGAAGACCGGTGACCTGGCCGCGGCCATCACCGACGGCCCCAACTCGCCGATCTGCGGCAAGGTCACCCAGCCCACGTTCGAGACCGCCGAGCGGCTCGGCATGGTGTGGCTGTTCGTGGGCGACGGCGAGGACGCCCCGCCGATCGACGAGCAGCTGCCGGAGGAGCTCGTCGAGAACGCGGCCGTCATCGGCGCCCGCATCCAGCCCCGCGAGGGCAACTGGCGGTTCGCGGCCGAGAACGGCTACGACGAGGGCCATGCCAAGTACCTGCACCGTACGGCGTTGTGGCGGCTCTTCAAGGCGATGCCGGTGCACAACGACACGCGGATCGTCAAGCGCGGCCGCTGGATCTACCGTGTGCAGGACAACCAGTACTGGGACGCCGACTTCCCCGGCCTCGGCACGTGGAGCGGCAAGGCCTGGTACAAGATCGACCCGTCGAAGAAGAAGCCGGGAGCGACGGCGAACCGCAACATCGGCAACACCGGCGGCGCGGCCAAGGTCAACGAGGTCATCGCGGCTCAGGAGTTCCCGGGCTTCGCGTCGATCTCGATGCCGGGCGTGCTGCGCATCGCGTATCCGGGCTTCATCCACTACGAGTTCTACGTTCCGGTCGACGCGGACAACCACCTGTACGTCGGTGTGATGGTCAATTTCGCCAAGGGCGCGGCCACGCTGCCGTTCTACGCGAAATACCTGGGCGCGATCCGCTGGCTGTTCCACGGCGAGTTCTCCGGCCAGGACAAGTGGATGGTCGAGGTCACCGACGCCCCGCCGGAGCGCCTCTACCGGCCCGACGAGTCGCTGCTGCAGTGGCGCAAGCTGGCCGAGGACGTCACCGAGGAGCGCGTCGAGCGACTCCGGGAGCAGGGCATCACCGCCGAGCACGGCAAGCCGGAAGTGACCCGCTGA
- a CDS encoding indolepyruvate ferredoxin oxidoreductase subunit alpha translates to MPYVIGKDCVDVNDRACMDVCPVDCIYVGDRKSYINAAECIDCGACEVECPVEAIFVDRKARGDEERTQFVEDQKNFFTIVLPGRDTPLGAPGGARKVGELGVDTPFIADYDA, encoded by the coding sequence ATGCCGTACGTGATCGGCAAGGACTGCGTCGACGTCAACGACCGCGCCTGCATGGACGTCTGCCCCGTCGACTGCATCTACGTCGGCGACCGCAAAAGCTACATCAACGCCGCCGAATGCATCGACTGCGGCGCCTGCGAAGTCGAATGCCCGGTGGAAGCCATCTTCGTGGACCGCAAAGCCCGCGGCGACGAGGAACGAACCCAGTTCGTCGAGGACCAGAAGAACTTCTTCACCATCGTCCTCCCCGGCCGCGACACCCCGCTCGGCGCCCCCGGCGGCGCCCGCAAGGTGGGCGAACTCGGCGTGGACACCCCGTTCATCGCCGACTACGACGCCTAG
- a CDS encoding catechol 1,2-dioxygenase, with protein sequence MGGIVLGVAASHSTLMNTHWDKVAGIDRAERFRDALATARDAIAEARPDNVVIIGSNHFRGFWLDLIPSFTLGVDEVIAAGDGGTPKGPQKSDPTFAQALAEELVERGTEVAISAKMTIDHGQSHAVQYLLRDLDVPVTPLVVNVFATPLPTVRRCVELGANLARAVEKSDRRTVVIASGGLSHQLPWPSRWQDPDGDDEEFLVEAWRNGRGEWEKYDKRRREIIVGARPTLFPEFDEAFLGRLDRGELAHYADWTTARIGEEAGNGGQEIRTWLTMASALGFAPGRTLAYSPMPEWLTGMGVGVIRP encoded by the coding sequence ATGGGCGGGATCGTGCTCGGCGTCGCGGCCTCGCACTCGACGCTGATGAACACCCACTGGGACAAGGTGGCCGGCATCGACCGGGCCGAGCGCTTCCGCGACGCGCTCGCGACGGCTCGCGACGCGATCGCCGAGGCCCGCCCGGACAACGTCGTGATCATCGGCTCCAACCACTTCCGCGGTTTCTGGCTCGACCTGATCCCGTCGTTCACGCTGGGTGTCGACGAGGTGATCGCGGCGGGCGACGGCGGCACCCCCAAGGGCCCGCAGAAGTCGGATCCCACGTTCGCTCAGGCCCTCGCGGAGGAGCTGGTCGAGCGGGGCACCGAGGTCGCGATCAGCGCCAAGATGACGATCGACCACGGCCAGAGCCACGCCGTGCAGTACCTGCTGCGCGACCTCGACGTGCCGGTCACCCCGCTGGTCGTCAACGTCTTCGCCACGCCGCTGCCGACCGTCAGGCGCTGCGTCGAGCTGGGCGCCAACCTCGCCCGGGCCGTCGAGAAGAGCGACCGCCGTACGGTGGTCATCGCGAGCGGCGGCCTGAGCCACCAGCTGCCCTGGCCCAGCCGCTGGCAGGACCCGGACGGTGACGACGAGGAGTTCCTGGTCGAGGCGTGGCGCAACGGCCGCGGCGAGTGGGAGAAGTACGACAAGCGCCGCCGCGAGATCATCGTCGGGGCCCGGCCCACCCTGTTCCCCGAGTTCGACGAGGCCTTCCTGGGCCGCCTCGACCGCGGCGAACTCGCGCACTACGCCGACTGGACGACCGCCCGGATCGGTGAGGAGGCCGGCAACGGCGGCCAGGAGATCCGTACGTGGCTGACCATGGCGTCCGCGCTCGGCTTCGCGCCGGGCCGGACCCTGGCCTACAGCCCGATGCCCGAGTGGCTGACCGGCATGGGTGTCGGAGTGATCCGCCCGTGA
- a CDS encoding zinc-binding dehydrogenase yields MRALRFHDWGQDPVVDEIEEPVRGAGEVLVQVRAAALAHLDLTVASGTFGLKPPLPYTGGVEGSGVVVEADDLEPGTQVMLRGAGLGLLRGGTWQERVSVPRKAVTVVDAGVPAEVAATFFVPTTTAAVVLHDVAKLQPGEKVAVVGAAGAVGASVAQQARLAGAEVTGLVAREDQLALVPDGVTGVVLGAFDDRPFDLLIDTLGGDGLVGRSRWVRQGGRAVVIGYVAGTEVTIDLPSWLLDDVALLPVNMIRHERRARELAPALIERLAAGELSVAVESVPLADAVDAIARMRSGHVRGRAVLSF; encoded by the coding sequence ATGCGCGCGCTGCGCTTCCACGACTGGGGCCAGGACCCGGTCGTCGACGAGATCGAGGAGCCCGTACGGGGTGCGGGCGAGGTGCTCGTGCAGGTGCGCGCGGCCGCGCTGGCCCACCTCGACCTCACCGTCGCGTCCGGCACGTTCGGGCTCAAGCCGCCGCTGCCCTACACCGGCGGGGTCGAGGGCAGCGGCGTGGTCGTCGAGGCGGACGACCTCGAGCCCGGCACCCAGGTGATGCTGCGCGGCGCGGGCCTGGGCCTGCTGCGCGGTGGCACCTGGCAGGAGCGGGTGAGCGTGCCCCGCAAGGCGGTCACCGTGGTCGACGCCGGGGTGCCGGCCGAGGTGGCGGCGACGTTCTTCGTGCCCACCACGACCGCCGCGGTCGTGCTGCACGACGTGGCCAAGCTGCAGCCGGGGGAGAAGGTCGCCGTGGTCGGCGCGGCCGGGGCCGTGGGGGCCAGCGTGGCCCAGCAGGCGCGGCTGGCCGGGGCCGAGGTGACCGGCCTGGTCGCCCGCGAGGATCAGCTCGCGCTCGTCCCCGACGGTGTCACCGGTGTCGTGCTGGGCGCGTTCGACGACCGCCCCTTCGACCTGCTGATCGACACGCTCGGCGGCGACGGCCTGGTCGGGCGCAGCCGCTGGGTGCGCCAGGGCGGGCGGGCCGTGGTGATCGGTTACGTGGCCGGCACCGAGGTCACCATCGACCTGCCGAGCTGGCTGCTCGACGACGTGGCGCTGCTGCCGGTCAACATGATCCGGCACGAGCGCCGGGCCCGGGAGCTGGCGCCCGCGCTGATCGAGCGGCTGGCGGCGGGCGAGCTGAGCGTGGCGGTGGAAAGCGTCCCGCTGGCGGACGCGGTGGACGCGATCGCGCGGATGCGGTCGGGACACGTACGGGGTCGCGCGGTTCTTTCGTTCTGA
- a CDS encoding alpha/beta fold hydrolase: protein MSKAPEGKYADAGGASYHYLDMGQGLDTVFLHGGGPGCTGWSDFGPVAELFAADRRVVIPDILQYGKSEKVRITGPMWDFHAASQVKLLDTLGIERADFVCNSWGGTIALNLAAKYPGRVRSLVVTGSMPVFYGPLAPLPENGHRGRTARDVYYGGEGPTREKMRQLITRLEWWDGDQLPDETLDMRYEQSLDPEERALAAMSDSPRGEWQDLTAELGQVQAPTLFMWGREDAFLTPDYPMMLARMVPNGNLHVMDHVSHHLQEEQPERYHAVVAAFLADVARRDKD from the coding sequence ATGAGCAAGGCGCCCGAGGGCAAGTATGCCGACGCGGGTGGTGCGAGCTACCACTATCTCGACATGGGTCAGGGGCTTGACACCGTCTTCCTGCACGGCGGCGGCCCCGGCTGCACCGGTTGGAGCGACTTCGGTCCCGTGGCCGAGCTGTTCGCCGCCGACCGCCGGGTGGTGATCCCCGACATCCTGCAGTACGGCAAGTCGGAGAAGGTGCGCATCACCGGGCCCATGTGGGACTTCCACGCGGCCAGCCAGGTCAAGCTGCTCGACACCCTCGGCATCGAGCGGGCCGACTTCGTCTGCAACTCCTGGGGCGGCACGATCGCGCTCAACCTGGCCGCGAAATACCCCGGCCGCGTACGGTCGCTGGTCGTCACGGGCAGCATGCCGGTCTTCTACGGCCCCCTCGCGCCGCTGCCCGAGAACGGCCACCGCGGCCGTACGGCTCGGGACGTCTACTACGGCGGCGAGGGCCCGACCCGCGAGAAGATGCGCCAGCTGATCACCCGCCTGGAGTGGTGGGACGGCGACCAGCTGCCCGACGAGACGCTCGACATGCGTTACGAGCAGAGCCTCGATCCCGAGGAGCGCGCGCTGGCCGCGATGTCGGACTCGCCGCGCGGGGAGTGGCAGGACCTCACCGCCGAGCTGGGTCAGGTGCAGGCGCCGACGCTGTTCATGTGGGGCCGCGAGGACGCGTTCCTGACCCCGGACTACCCGATGATGCTGGCCCGCATGGTGCCCAACGGCAACCTGCACGTGATGGACCACGTGTCCCATCACCTGCAGGAGGAGCAGCCCGAGCGCTACCACGCCGTGGTCGCCGCCTTCCTGGCCGACGTGGCCCGCCGAGACAAGGACTGA
- a CDS encoding sensor histidine kinase produces MAEPTTTTALRRVRLSRAGDIAPAIGAIALDLWVCWDWSAPDRPRPPLWSVCLMLACTALAGLVLLGRQKRPLLVLAIISGYSVVFGALSFTSLPTPAYLPIISVWLALYSVAAGGKGRSVYVAPAIAAVPVALTVAYIVAVSIDPVSTTLPLVASMYGFVTFGAWGAGRGRRASRAHMEQLEFRRRAETKEAANRVRLTVARELHDVIARTVTHMALQAAGAAKLLRTDAAAAEESLDRVQSLSTQAMDELREMLLILRAGGDAPPEQAAVTEQSGRLNRLADLLDQVGLDSLNVTLTVTGTPRVLDAGTDLAGWRLIQEALINSIKHAGVGGRARVTLRWADDLRIEIDDDGDGQPAPALAGFSTGNGLRGQHERIRQAGGTLRYGPRPEGGFSVVAHLPITVPAQPIATTGFHPEPLSGLEPQHAL; encoded by the coding sequence GTGGCTGAGCCCACGACCACCACCGCGCTGCGCCGGGTCCGGCTGTCGCGGGCCGGTGACATCGCCCCCGCGATCGGCGCGATCGCCTTGGATCTCTGGGTGTGCTGGGACTGGAGCGCGCCCGACCGGCCACGCCCGCCGCTGTGGTCGGTCTGCCTCATGCTGGCGTGTACCGCGCTCGCCGGCCTGGTGCTGCTCGGGCGGCAGAAGCGGCCGCTGCTCGTGCTCGCGATCATCTCCGGGTACAGCGTCGTGTTCGGCGCGTTGTCGTTCACCTCGCTGCCCACGCCGGCCTATCTCCCGATCATCAGCGTGTGGCTCGCTCTCTACTCCGTGGCGGCCGGCGGCAAGGGGCGGTCGGTCTACGTCGCACCGGCGATCGCGGCCGTGCCCGTGGCCCTCACCGTCGCCTACATCGTGGCCGTGTCCATCGACCCGGTCTCGACGACCCTGCCCCTGGTCGCCTCGATGTATGGGTTCGTCACCTTCGGGGCGTGGGGCGCGGGCCGAGGGCGCAGGGCGAGCAGGGCGCACATGGAGCAACTGGAGTTCCGCCGCCGAGCCGAGACGAAGGAGGCCGCCAACCGTGTCCGGCTGACCGTGGCCAGGGAACTGCACGACGTCATCGCCCGCACGGTCACCCACATGGCCTTGCAGGCCGCCGGCGCCGCCAAGCTGCTGCGCACCGACGCCGCCGCGGCCGAGGAATCACTCGACCGGGTCCAGAGCCTCAGCACCCAGGCGATGGACGAGCTTCGGGAGATGCTGCTGATCCTGCGGGCCGGCGGCGACGCCCCGCCGGAGCAGGCGGCGGTCACGGAGCAGTCCGGACGACTGAACCGCCTTGCCGACCTGCTCGATCAGGTCGGCTTGGACAGCCTGAACGTGACCCTCACCGTCACCGGCACACCGCGCGTGCTCGACGCGGGCACCGATCTGGCCGGCTGGCGGCTGATCCAGGAAGCCCTGATCAACAGCATCAAACATGCCGGGGTGGGCGGCCGGGCCCGGGTGACACTCCGCTGGGCCGACGACCTCCGGATCGAGATCGACGACGACGGTGACGGGCAGCCCGCCCCGGCGCTCGCCGGGTTCAGCACCGGTAACGGCCTGCGGGGGCAGCACGAGCGCATCCGCCAGGCCGGCGGCACCCTCCGGTACGGGCCGCGGCCGGAGGGCGGGTTCTCGGTCGTCGCGCACCTGCCGATCACCGTTCCCGCACAGCCGATCGCGACCACGGGCTTCCACCCGGAGCCCCTGTCCGGCCTGGAGCCGCAACATGCCCTCTGA
- a CDS encoding alpha/beta fold hydrolase, translated as MSIWTDLTPVPFSLSYVDAGGVRTRTLRAGEGTPVVFLHGTSGHLEAFTRNIVPHAEHYAVHAIDMLGHGYTGKPGHPYEIPLYVKHLLDYFDAVGIEKAHIVGESLGGWVGARAAVDFPGRVASLQLLCAGGTVANPEVMQRIDSSTRQAVATDDVELTRKRLRLLMADPVNATEELVDVRHRIYHEPDFVANIDNLLSLQKMEIRQRNLLTEEQMGAITQPTLIVWGRKNPFGDVPEAQAMHEAIPGSRLELFEDTGHWPQHEQAAIYNPLSLEFLAKAA; from the coding sequence ATGTCCATCTGGACCGACCTGACGCCAGTGCCGTTCTCGCTCTCGTACGTGGACGCGGGCGGCGTGAGGACCCGGACGCTGCGGGCCGGCGAGGGCACCCCGGTGGTGTTCCTGCACGGCACGAGCGGGCACCTCGAGGCGTTCACGCGCAACATCGTGCCGCACGCCGAGCACTACGCCGTCCACGCGATCGACATGCTGGGCCACGGCTACACCGGCAAGCCCGGCCACCCGTACGAGATCCCGCTGTACGTGAAGCACCTGCTCGACTACTTCGACGCCGTCGGGATCGAGAAGGCGCACATCGTCGGCGAGTCGCTCGGCGGCTGGGTCGGCGCGCGCGCCGCCGTCGACTTCCCCGGCCGCGTGGCCAGCTTGCAGCTGCTCTGCGCGGGCGGCACCGTGGCCAACCCCGAGGTGATGCAGCGGATCGACTCCAGCACCCGGCAGGCCGTGGCGACCGACGACGTCGAGCTGACCCGCAAGCGGCTGCGGCTGCTGATGGCCGACCCGGTCAACGCGACCGAGGAGCTGGTCGACGTGCGGCACCGGATCTACCACGAGCCCGACTTCGTAGCCAACATCGACAACCTGCTCTCGCTGCAGAAGATGGAGATCCGGCAGCGCAACCTGCTGACCGAGGAGCAGATGGGCGCGATCACCCAGCCCACGCTGATCGTCTGGGGCCGCAAGAACCCGTTCGGTGACGTGCCCGAGGCTCAGGCCATGCACGAGGCCATCCCGGGTTCGCGGCTGGAGCTGTTCGAGGACACGGGTCACTGGCCGCAGCACGAGCAGGCCGCGATCTACAACCCGCTCAGCCTCGAGTTCCTGGCCAAGGCCGCCTGA